Proteins encoded by one window of Bradyrhizobium sp. B097:
- the aat gene encoding leucyl/phenylalanyl-tRNA--protein transferase — MTSRDSASSEITPEVLLRAYACGIFPMAESADDPTLFWVEPELRGVIPFDGFRVASRLARTVRSDVFTVTVDTAFKAVIAGCAAPQPGRDDTWINKRIRDLYVGLHASGHCHSVEVWQDDNLVGGLYGVSLGRAFFGESMFHTTRDASKVALVHLVARLIAGGFELLDTQYVTEHLKTFGAVEISRRRYRALLDKAIAGAPAEFRKLDATQPVKGADALAIIAARG; from the coding sequence ATGACCTCACGCGACTCCGCCTCCTCCGAGATCACGCCCGAGGTGCTGCTGCGCGCCTATGCCTGCGGCATCTTCCCGATGGCGGAGAGCGCCGACGATCCGACCCTGTTCTGGGTCGAGCCGGAATTGCGCGGCGTGATTCCATTCGACGGCTTCCGCGTCGCCTCCCGCCTGGCGCGCACCGTGCGCTCGGACGTGTTCACCGTCACCGTCGATACCGCGTTCAAGGCCGTGATCGCCGGTTGCGCGGCGCCGCAGCCCGGCCGCGACGACACCTGGATCAACAAGCGCATCCGCGACCTCTATGTCGGGCTGCACGCGTCAGGCCATTGCCACAGCGTCGAGGTCTGGCAGGACGACAATCTGGTCGGCGGGCTCTATGGCGTCAGCCTCGGCCGCGCCTTCTTCGGCGAGAGCATGTTTCACACCACGCGCGACGCATCGAAGGTCGCGCTGGTGCATCTGGTGGCGCGGCTGATCGCGGGCGGGTTCGAACTGCTCGACACGCAATATGTGACCGAGCATCTGAAGACGTTCGGTGCGGTGGAGATTTCGCGTCGCCGCTATCGCGCACTACTCGACAAGGCGATCGCAGGCGCGCCGGCGGAATTCCGCAAGCTCGACGCCACCCAGCCGGTCAAGGGTGCCGACGCGCTGGCGATCATCGCCGCGCGTGGTTGA
- a CDS encoding DUF2155 domain-containing protein produces MLRTIALTGFAALVAASTISLAPPARAQIGTIFSDPAPRPPGSIPRGQVAPPGDDDEEVPELPRGRLLPTQPRALPPGQAVPPPGSVQSQPLAPPPGSTVAPPGVAVQPPQPGGPAVANTPPGANPLPGQRQPKGTPQGTAPQTPAALQPGDEVVQEPPSTKITNKKASFSGLDKITGRIINFDEDIGETVQFGALRVKTDACYTRPSTEAANTDAFVEVDEITLQGEVKRIFSGWMFAASPGLHGVEHPIYDIWLTDCKGPDQTIVTAAPDPPKAPTPPPPPAQKRAPPKQAAPRPPPQPQYQQQPPPPPPQQQRPGGLFGGLFGN; encoded by the coding sequence ATGCTTCGAACCATTGCCCTGACTGGCTTTGCGGCCTTGGTTGCCGCCTCAACCATCTCGCTTGCGCCGCCCGCGCGCGCGCAGATCGGAACGATTTTCTCCGATCCCGCGCCGCGTCCGCCCGGCTCGATTCCGCGTGGCCAGGTGGCGCCTCCCGGCGACGACGACGAGGAAGTGCCGGAATTGCCGCGCGGCCGCCTGCTGCCGACGCAGCCGCGGGCGTTGCCGCCCGGCCAGGCGGTGCCGCCGCCCGGCAGCGTGCAGTCGCAGCCTTTGGCGCCGCCGCCAGGTAGCACGGTCGCTCCGCCCGGCGTTGCCGTGCAGCCGCCGCAGCCCGGCGGGCCCGCCGTTGCCAATACACCGCCCGGTGCCAATCCGCTGCCGGGCCAGCGTCAGCCCAAGGGCACGCCGCAGGGCACGGCGCCGCAGACGCCTGCCGCGTTGCAGCCGGGCGACGAGGTCGTGCAGGAGCCGCCGTCGACCAAGATCACCAACAAGAAGGCGAGCTTCTCCGGCCTCGACAAGATCACCGGACGCATCATCAATTTCGACGAGGACATCGGCGAGACGGTGCAGTTCGGCGCGCTGCGGGTGAAGACCGATGCCTGCTACACCAGGCCGTCGACGGAAGCCGCCAACACCGACGCCTTCGTCGAGGTCGACGAGATCACGCTGCAGGGCGAGGTGAAGCGGATATTTTCCGGCTGGATGTTCGCGGCGAGCCCGGGCCTCCATGGCGTCGAGCATCCGATCTACGACATCTGGCTGACCGACTGCAAAGGGCCGGACCAGACCATCGTGACCGCCGCGCCCGATCCGCCGAAGGCGCCGACGCCGCCTCCGCCGCCGGCCCAGAAGCGCGCGCCGCCGAAGCAGGCCGCGCCGCGTCCGCCGCCGCAGCCGCAATACCAGCAGCAGCCGCCACCTCCGCCGCCCCAGCAGCAGCGGCCGGGCGGATTGTTCGGCGGATTGTTCGGGAATTAG
- a CDS encoding SDR family oxidoreductase, with protein sequence MPDRIRLDGRVAVVTGAAGVIGTATLQLLAERGARIVAVDRNEADLAAAIKDLPASAEAFAIAADVTDEDEVKDYVRAAVDRFGSIDAFYNNAGIEGDIRPIPEYSLESFRRVLDVNVVGVFLGMKHVLPVMLKQNKGSIINTASIAGLMGSPMIAVYSASKHAVIGLTKSAAWECSGTGVRVNCVCPGMIESRMLSTILQGRSGGNAPPPVEKIVDRIPARRLGLASEVASIVAFLASDEASYVSGSAYTVDGGRTAA encoded by the coding sequence ATGCCAGATCGCATCAGGCTCGACGGCCGGGTTGCCGTCGTCACCGGGGCTGCCGGCGTCATCGGAACCGCCACGCTCCAACTGCTCGCCGAACGCGGGGCGCGGATTGTCGCGGTTGACCGTAACGAGGCGGATCTTGCGGCCGCCATCAAGGACCTCCCCGCCTCGGCCGAGGCCTTCGCGATCGCCGCCGACGTCACCGATGAGGACGAGGTCAAGGACTATGTCCGCGCCGCCGTGGACCGCTTCGGCAGCATCGACGCCTTCTACAACAACGCCGGCATCGAGGGCGACATCAGGCCGATCCCGGAATATTCGCTGGAGAGCTTTCGCCGGGTGCTCGACGTCAATGTCGTCGGCGTCTTCCTCGGCATGAAGCATGTGCTGCCTGTCATGCTGAAGCAGAACAAGGGCAGCATCATCAACACCGCCTCGATCGCCGGCCTGATGGGATCGCCGATGATCGCGGTCTACAGCGCCAGCAAGCATGCGGTGATCGGATTGACCAAGAGCGCGGCCTGGGAATGCTCCGGCACCGGCGTGCGCGTCAATTGCGTCTGCCCCGGCATGATCGAGAGCCGGATGCTGAGCACCATCCTGCAGGGCCGTTCCGGCGGCAACGCGCCGCCGCCGGTCGAGAAGATCGTCGACCGCATCCCGGCACGCCGGCTCGGCCTCGCGAGCGAGGTCGCCTCGATCGTCGCTTTCCTCGCTTCCGACGAGGCGAGCTACGTCTCCGGCTCCGCCTACACTGTCGACGGCGGCCGCACCGCCGCCTGA
- a CDS encoding alpha/beta hydrolase, translating to MPVVLDPDAAAVYKAFQEAGRPAYESLTAPEARDYYRAARIVSNPEPPALESSKPLAIPAPHGTIPARIYTPKTLRKKDGLAPCLVFFHGGGWVIGDLDTHEVVCQKLAHEGELIVISVDYRLAPEHRFPAAVDDAVTATKWVAANAGDLGIDAARLIVGGDSAGGNLAAVVALTARAGGPKLAAQLLVYPATDFSRKHPSHREPETSILLTHSVIGWFGDHYLGDADNSDWRASPARAKSFAGLPPAYVLTAGADPLRDEGDEYATFLKDAGVPVTCRHFPGQFHGFFTMGKLLNQANVAVTEISAWLKTLG from the coding sequence ATGCCCGTCGTTCTCGATCCCGATGCCGCCGCCGTCTACAAGGCTTTCCAGGAGGCCGGCCGCCCCGCCTATGAATCGCTGACCGCACCGGAAGCGCGCGACTATTATCGGGCCGCCCGCATCGTCTCCAATCCCGAGCCGCCGGCGCTTGAATCGAGCAAGCCGCTTGCGATCCCGGCGCCGCACGGCACCATCCCGGCCCGCATCTACACGCCGAAGACGCTGCGCAAGAAGGACGGGCTCGCGCCGTGCCTGGTGTTCTTCCATGGCGGCGGCTGGGTGATCGGCGATCTCGATACCCATGAGGTGGTTTGCCAGAAGCTCGCCCATGAGGGCGAGCTGATCGTGATCTCGGTCGATTATCGGCTGGCGCCCGAGCACCGCTTCCCTGCCGCGGTGGACGACGCCGTCACCGCGACCAAATGGGTTGCGGCCAACGCCGGGGATCTCGGCATCGATGCCGCGCGTCTAATTGTCGGCGGCGACAGCGCCGGCGGCAATCTGGCTGCGGTGGTTGCCCTCACCGCCCGCGCCGGCGGACCGAAGCTCGCGGCCCAGCTGCTGGTCTATCCTGCGACCGATTTCTCGCGCAAACATCCCTCGCATCGCGAGCCCGAGACCAGCATCCTGCTGACGCATTCGGTGATCGGCTGGTTCGGCGACCATTATCTCGGCGACGCCGACAACAGCGACTGGCGCGCCTCGCCTGCGCGCGCGAAAAGCTTTGCCGGATTGCCGCCGGCCTATGTACTGACCGCCGGCGCCGATCCGCTGCGCGACGAAGGCGACGAGTATGCGACATTCCTCAAGGATGCCGGCGTGCCCGTGACCTGCCGGCATTTCCCCGGCCAGTTCCATGGCTTCTTCACCATGGGCAAGCTGCTCAATCAGGCCAATGTCGCGGTGACCGAGATCAGCGCCTGGCTGAAGACGCTGGGCTAG
- a CDS encoding SLC13 family permease, translating into MFTPILVYGIPLDFILFALTLLGVAIFHHHTLAVALTGLAAIVAYKLLFTGFARFGAGVPGLVHQMEHEWVTLANLFLLLMGFALLSRHFEESRIPDEMPALLPDDWKGGLILLVIVFVLSAFLDNIAAALIGGTVARSVFRGRVHIGYLAAIVAASNAGGAGSVVGDTTTTMMWIDGVSPLTVVDAYVAAIVAMLVFAVPASLQQHRYSPIVKDAPSGLSIDWARVAIVAVILLAALTANVTANLKFPALLDALPVLGLAVWAAILVTSLLRRPDWSVMPETFKGTVFLLALVTAASMMPVEKLPAASWQTALGLGFISSVFDNIPLTALALRQGGYDWGFLAYAVGFGGSMVWFGSSAGVAVSNMYPEAKSVVRWITQGWPIMVAYVVGFFVMLALLGWHPDAPH; encoded by the coding sequence TTGTTCACGCCCATCCTCGTCTACGGTATCCCGCTCGATTTCATCCTGTTCGCGCTGACGCTGCTCGGCGTCGCGATCTTCCATCACCATACGCTCGCCGTGGCGTTGACCGGCCTTGCCGCGATCGTCGCCTACAAGCTGCTATTCACGGGCTTCGCAAGGTTCGGCGCGGGCGTGCCCGGCCTCGTGCACCAGATGGAGCATGAGTGGGTCACGCTCGCGAACCTGTTCCTGCTCCTGATGGGATTTGCGCTGCTGTCGCGGCATTTCGAGGAGAGCCGCATCCCGGACGAGATGCCGGCGCTGCTGCCCGACGACTGGAAGGGCGGACTGATCCTGCTGGTGATCGTGTTCGTGCTGTCGGCTTTCCTGGACAATATCGCGGCGGCGCTGATCGGCGGCACCGTCGCCCGCTCCGTGTTCCGCGGCCGCGTCCATATCGGCTACCTCGCGGCCATCGTTGCCGCATCGAATGCCGGCGGCGCCGGCAGCGTCGTCGGCGACACCACGACCACGATGATGTGGATCGACGGCGTCAGCCCGCTCACCGTCGTCGACGCCTATGTCGCCGCCATCGTGGCGATGCTGGTGTTTGCGGTGCCGGCCTCGCTGCAGCAGCACCGCTATTCCCCGATCGTGAAGGATGCGCCGTCCGGCCTCTCCATCGACTGGGCCCGGGTTGCGATCGTGGCGGTGATTTTGCTCGCCGCGCTGACTGCCAATGTCACGGCCAATCTGAAATTCCCCGCGCTATTGGACGCGCTGCCCGTGCTCGGGCTCGCGGTCTGGGCCGCAATCCTCGTCACCTCGCTGCTGCGGCGGCCGGACTGGTCGGTGATGCCCGAGACGTTCAAGGGCACCGTGTTCCTGCTCGCGCTGGTGACGGCGGCCTCGATGATGCCGGTGGAGAAGCTGCCGGCGGCATCGTGGCAGACCGCGCTCGGGCTCGGCTTCATCTCGTCGGTGTTCGACAACATTCCCCTGACCGCGCTGGCGCTCAGGCAAGGCGGCTACGACTGGGGCTTTCTCGCCTACGCGGTCGGATTTGGCGGATCGATGGTCTGGTTCGGGTCGTCCGCGGGCGTTGCGGTGTCCAACATGTATCCGGAAGCCAAGTCGGTGGTCCGCTGGATCACCCAGGGCTGGCCGATCATGGTGGCCTACGTCGTCGGCTTCTTCGTGATGCTGGC